The window tccattttccttcCTGGCGTAGTCTTCTCTTCGTACGCCTGGACAAGTAGAAACCATGGAATTAGTTGCTGTAGCTTTGCTatcttttcaaacatttggaCGAATTGGACTCTTCTAATTTCGAAGGACAATGGCCGCAACTTTCTCTGCGATTTTCTGTGGGTTTTGTtcatcaaatatgaactaatttttcaactctagtcaagggacaatGAAAGCTTTgattcgcctaaaaattgtgagatcggtttaattttatcttttccttttatttattggtattcgcatattccttgattgcagtgcttatgattgttcaattaattgattgttttggatgCTGATActtagttaatttgataatctattgtcagtTAGGGCattaaattcgtaattgtttaattgtcttaaactagtgataactggcataactagatttgtgtcagggggataTGCGAACTAATCTGAAACagccctggtagtgcgttatttgattggaatagggctcctctaacacgtaaggcaattggggaattaaatcttatgggtgtacttaggattatttctcaattagaacagtgattaacgggcgtaccttaatcaccgacacagtaaggaggggttgactgtcatcacttgtttggcagttataacctatttattaataaataattggaagtgcttgtgcatcgatgatcaattaggtgaaccaatgctgaagttattccttggttAGATCTTTAATTAATATTACCTTGATTTTAATGAATTGCCATTTGACCTTTAGTtgcttactttattttattcttaattgtttcttgttttaattgatttagccctttaattattgttactcTAAGTTCAGTGAATGGTtgtttaatttctagttagttatttatttttattttcttatttgaatttatcTGATTATCGTCCTTCCTACAAAATCATCCCCTATGTTACTTTGGATTTCTTAAGAGACAAATATACTCAATCCCTGAGAATACGACCCTACTTGTCTTGTttacaaattcataattatttgtgaaaaaaagaaaaatcatcccATTCgagtatatcggatcaagcaaactcttcgggaacagggtgaatcaagtaacccattgcacacctaaagtccctgctccagtacttggaattgggttttgatcattttaactggcaattaggtttaattttattattgtacagatTTCGACatcctgtcaatttttggcatcgttgccggggactggcgttattatttgtttctttttaaattcattttttatctaACTTTCTGGTGCTTTTCAAGTGTATGCCTCGTTCTTTTCATACAGGTGAATTAATTTTCGACCCCGAGGTAGAGAAAATCGCACGTAAGACAAGAAAAGAGACCAGACAACTCAGAGAGGAGCACTCCAGTGCTGCATCTCTGAGACCTGAGTCGGAAGTTGAACCAACAGATTCGTTTGGTGACACTTCGAGTGACTCTGATTAGGAGGAAGGCACCATGGCTGATTCAcgaacattaagggagttggctgcacctgatttaaatcagcagcctTTATGCATTACTTTTCCCACTTTAAATGATAACGTTCTATTTGAGTAAAAATATGGTCTAATTCATCTTCTACCTTCTTTTCATGGTTTATCAGGTGAAGAGCCGTATAAACATCTGCAGGAGTTTGATGTCGTGTGCAATAGTATGAAGCCCTCGGAAATCACAGAAGAGCAGGTAAAAATAAGGGCATTTCCTTTCTCCTTGAAAGATTCTGCAAAAGACTGGTTGAACTACCTACCACcaggtagtatcaccacgtgggatcagttaaagaaaaaattcttaGATAAGTATTTACCCGTGTCTCGAGCTGCAAGTCTAAGAAAGGAGATTTGTGGTATCAAACAGCACCCAGGGGAGTCGCTTTATGAGTATTGGGAGCGATTCAAGAAATTGTGCATCAAATGCCCCCAACACCAAATAAGTGAGCAGTTGCTCATACAGTATTTTTATGAAGGATTTCTTTTCAGAGACAGGAGCATAATTGATGCTACAAGTGGAGGAGTATTGGTGAACAAAACCCCTCGGGAAGCATGGGAGTTAATTGAGGGGATGTCAGAGAATTCACAACAATTCGGTACGAGAGAGGATATCCCAATACACAAGGTGAATGAGGTAGAGACATCCTCTATCCAGCAGCAGCTAACTGAGTTGACCTCGTTTGTTAGGCAACTGGTTGTAGGAAATGCATCTCAGGCCAAGGTGTGTGGGATTTGTACTGGTATGGGTTATTCTACAGATATGTGCCCagtgattcaagaagaaagtgCAGAGCAAGTAAACATGGCTGGTCACGCGCCCGCGCCAAGAAGGCCCTATGACCTGTACTCGAATACGTACAATCCCGGCTAGAAGGACCATCCGAATTTCAGTTATTGAGGAAATAGGCAGTCCAACTTTGTACCGAACAGACAGCAAGGGCATCAACAACAGTACCACCCTCGGCCACCACCACCTCCTTCGAATTCAAGTCCGTCTATGGAGGAGATGATGAAGCAACTACTTGCTAATCAACAAAAGGCGGACTCCGAAATGCAGGACATAAGAAATCAGATGAATTAAATGGCCAAAACAATCAACCGCTTGGAGTCCCAAGTGCAAGGTAAATTGCCGTCTCAACTTGAATTGAACCCGAAGAATGTAAGCACGATGACCCTAAGGAACGGAAAGGAAATTCAGGGGCCTGAGCCTGTGATCCCTAAGGACAAGGATGAAGAAAAAatcgaaaatgagcttgagaGGGAGGACAGCAATGGTGCAAATCCAAAGGTACTTCCAAACCCAATAATTACAGTTAAAACTAACCCGCCTCCTTTCCCTAACAGGTTGGAAAAATCGAAGAAGCAGGATAAGGAGAAGGAGATCCTGGAAGTGTTCCGCAAAGTAGAGATTAATATACCCCTCTTAGACGCAATCAAACAAGTACCGAAATATGCCAAGTTTCTAAGGGACTTGTGTGTCAACCGAAGGCGATTGAGGGGAAATGAAAGGGTCATTGTTGGGGAAAATGTGTCTACAGTCCTGCAAAGAAAGCTTCCATCAAAGTGCAAGGACCCAAGTATGTTTACTATTCCCTGTAGGATAGGCAACACTGTGATTAGACGGGCCATGTTGGATCTGGGAGCATCAATTAATGTCATGCTTAAATCTATCTATGCTTCTCTAAAACTAGGTTCATTAAAAGAAATTGGGATAATCATTCAATTAGCTGACCGAACTAATGCATATCCTGATGGATTGGTTGAAAATGTGTTGGTAAAAGTTATTGATTTGGTGTTTCCAACTGATTTTTATGTACTTGATATAGATGATGATCACTCACCCGATCCCTCACCTTTGTTATTAGGTAGACCCTTTATGAGTACAGCAcaaacaaaaattgatgttaataggGGTACGTTGTCCATGAAGTTTGATGGGGAGATTGTGCATTTTAATATCTTTGATACTATGAAATATCCCTCAAACTCTAACTTTAATTCTATTTTTTCTGTGAGTGCTGTTGACCCTGCGGTACGGGAAGTGTTTGAAACTGTTTGCAGGGATGAATTGGAAGTTGCTTTAACCAAGCATCTCGAGTTGGAAACAATTCCTGAGATAGAGTGGAGTGAAGATCTGAAATGCACAATAGGGGCATTACACTCATTGCCAACCTCCACAAAAAGGTACGAAATTTCACCTATATTCATTCTCGAATCTCATCAAAGGGTATTACCATCGGTGGTGCAGGCACCCGTATTGGAGTTGGAACCCCTACTGGAGCATTTGAAATATGCGTATCTGGACGACAATGAAACATTTCAAATATTATCTCAACTGCACTCTCGAAAACTCAAGAGAAGAAGTTGATCCGAGTCCTTAGAGAGCATAAAGAGGTGATTGGTTGGACCATCGCAGACATCAAGGGGATCAGCCCCTCCATCTGTATGCACCGAATTAGACTTGAAGAGGATGCCAAACCTGTACGATAGGTTTAAAGGAGGCTCAATCCCCTCATGATGGAAgtggtgaaaaaagaaattttgaaactgTTAGATGTGGGGATCATCTTTGCGATATCAGATAGCCCTTGGGTGAGTCCGGTCCAGGTAGTCCCAAAGAAGGCAGGAATGACGGTAGAGGCTAATCAAACGGGTGAGTTCGTGCCAGTGCGCAAGCCCACTAGATGGAGGCAGTGTATTGACTACCGTAGGTTGAACGCCGTCACCAAAAAAGACCATTTCCCCCTCCCTTTCATTGACCAAATAGTTGAACGTTTGACTTGTAGAGCTTACTATTGCattttggatggattttcaggaTATTTTCAGATAACAATTGCACCAGAGGATCAAGGGAAGACGACCTTCACATGCCCGTTCAGGACCTTTGCTTATAGACGAATGCCCTTCGGGTTGTGCAATGTACCTGCAACATTTCAGAGGTGTATGGTAAGCATTTTCTCTGAATATATAGAGAAAATAATTGAGATTTTTATGGACGACTTCAGTGTGTatggtgatagttttgataCATGTCTAGATAACCTGAGATTGATCTTGTTAAGATGTATAGAGACTAATCTCGTgtttaattggaaaaaatgtcattttatggttgaacATGGGATAGTTTTGGGATACATGTCTAGATAATCTGAGATTGATCTTGTTAAGATGTATAGAGACTAATCTCgtgtttaattgaaaaaaatgtcattttatggttgaacATGGGATAGTTGGGATATCGTATCTTCTAAAGGTATTGAGATCGATAGGGCTAAAATAGACATCATATCTGACTTATCTTACCCCGCGAGTGTGCGGGAGGTGCGTGGACATGCAGGTTTTTACCGAAGGTTCatcaagaatttttcaaaaattgaaacccCGTTATTCTaacttttacaaaaagatgtgaCCTTTGAATTCGATGACAAGAGTGAGAAAACTTTCGACAAGTTGAAAGAGCTATTGACCGTACCCCCGATCATCCAGCCCCCCGATTGGAGTTTGCCATTTGAGATTATGTGCGATACCAGTGATTATGCTGTAAGGGCTATATTGGGGCAAATAGTATGAAAGGCAGCTCACGTCATCTACTATGCATCCCGAACCCTGAATGGGGCCCAATTGAATTACTCCACTACTGAGAAGGAGTTTCTTACGGTTATTTTTGCTTGAAAAAAATTCAGGTCATATTTGATAGGTGCTAAAGTAATTGTATTTTCTGATCATACATCATTAAGGTACCTAAtgactaagaaaaatgcaaaatcgAGACTTATCAGATGGATATTGCTCCTACAGGAATTTGATTTGGAGATAAGGGATAAAAGGGCCTCAGAGAATCTAGTTGCCGACCACTTGAATCGCATACCAGTGGGAGAGAAGAACGAACCATTGAAGGATGCATTCCTTGAAGAGCATCTATTTTCTTTAAATTCTCAATTGCCTTGGTATGCGGATTTAGTTAATTATTTAGTAACGGGTAATTTCCCTTCAGGTTGGCCGAAATCGAAGAGGGATAAATTGAAGAGCGACACCAAGTATTTCATCTGGGATGACCGGTACTTATGGAAGAGATGTGCTGATCAGGTGATGAGGCGATGTGTAAGTGAGGCtgaatttcaatcaattttaaCTTTCTGTCATACTTTTGCCTGTGGAGGTCATTTTGGACCCAAGAGAACGACTCATAAGGTATTGGAAAGTGGGTTTTACTGGTCTTCTTTGTTTAAAGATGCATATGTGTTTTGTAAGTCGTGTGATCGCTATCAAAGGGTAGGTAATATAGCCCGTAGAGATCATATACCCCAAGTTCTgttgatttttgttgaaattttcgATGTGTAGGGTATCGATTTCATGGGGTCCTTTCCTACCTCATTTggttttgtgtatattttgtTGGCAGTCGATTACGTgtctaaatgggtggaggctAAGGCCACCCGGACTAATGATTCAAAAGTGGTTACAGATTTTATTAGGTCTAATATTTTTGTACTTTTTGAAATGGCAAAGGCCATTGTCAGTGACAGGGGGAtgcatttctgcaacaaaatcATAGCCGCGTTGTTTCGCAAGTATGGCGTACTTCACAGGATCTCGACGTCGTACCACCCGCAGACTAATAGTCAAGCAGAGGTATCAAATAGGAAAATTAAGTctattttggagaaaatggtgcgACCCGATAGGAAGGATTGGTGTCAACGGTTGGAAGATGCACTTTGGGCCTATCGGACGGAATACAAGACCCCTATAGGGATGTCACCGTACAGGTTGGTATTTGGGAATCCGTGTCATCTTCCAGTGGAGTTTGAGCACAAGGTTTTTTTAGCCATTAAACAGTGTAACATAAATCTAGAAGATGCCGGTGCTCAACGGAAGTTGGATTTGCAAGAATTGGAGGAGATCCGCAACGAAGCCTACGAAAATGCACTAATTTACAAGAAGAAGAGTCGGGCATTTCATGACCAACAAATCTCTAGAAAAACCTTTGAAATTGGTCAGAAGGTCCTCCTGCACCAATCTAGGCTCAAGCTATTCCCAGGTAAGCTATGTTCCCGTTGGATTGGACCTTTTATTGTTACTCACGCGTTTCCATATGGTGCAGTTGAAATCCAGAGTGCCAAGACAGACAACAAGTTTGTGGTGAATGGACACCGTCTCAAACATTATTACAAAAGTTTTTCAAGTGGAGAAGTGGAGACGATGAGTATAGATGCACCACCGTGTCCCACTTTGTAGCACTTTGCCATGTCTAACtaaagacgttaaagaaaggcgctcattgggaggcaacccaattgttgcttttaattgtttgtttgatttcgTGTGATAGTTTACATatgttttccttgaatttgaatgATTTCTGATTTCCATTTTCGTTTTGATGATTTGTAGATGTCCTTCtgtcatgacgtgcccgcgtcatgaCATACGAAGAGCTCATGGTTAGAATCGTCAGAAGGAGTTTTTGCCCTCATAACGTGCCCGCGTCAAGTCACCCGGAGAGCTCCTCATTCCGTGCTTTCGTCACGTGCCCACGTCGCCTTCGCGGGAAAAGCAAGcattgaaaagaaaaactcaAGACCGGTTAGTGATTCCCTGTTAGtctctaattttgaatttcagagTTGAGTTttgtaataataaaaaaaataaaaaaaaataatttttaattagtacaaaaataaaaaaataatatatatataaaaaaacgaaacaaaacaaaaacaaaaaatttccttttcaccgtagcttaaatatttcaaaaaaaaaagaaaaaaatctttttttctttttctttttccttcttttcttttctttcttttttcttttcttcttctccttctttctttctcttttcctcctttcttctccTACCGCTGTTTCCTTCCTTCTGTTCGACCGAAGCTCCATCGCGTGCCGCCTCCACGAGCTTAGCTCCGCCGCCCCTCAGTCGACATCGATTCCACCTCGCACGTCCTATCTCCTCCTCACCTGCGAGCTGCTGCCCTTTACCTCCGCGCGCGCAGTCTCCACCACAGCAGACCCATTGCCCGCCGCCGTCCGTAGCATCGTGCACCGCCGCTGCCCACGGTCGCgcgtgtaacagccccacctccccctaaggcgaaccagagggttcggcgggccgcc is drawn from Coffea arabica cultivar ET-39 chromosome 1c, Coffea Arabica ET-39 HiFi, whole genome shotgun sequence and contains these coding sequences:
- the LOC113736246 gene encoding uncharacterized protein — protein: MAKTINRLESQVQGKLPSQLELNPKNVSTMTLRNGKEIQGPEPVIPKDKDEEKIENELEREDSNGANPKVLPNPIITVKTNPPPFPNRLEKSKKQDKEKEILEVFRKVEINIPLLDAIKQVPKYAKFLRDLCVNRRRLRGNERVIVGENVSTVLQRKLPSKCKDPSMFTIPCRIGNTVIRRAMLDLGASINVMLKSIYASLKLGSLKEIGIIIQLADRTNAYPDGLVENVLVKVIDLVFPTDFYVLDIDDDHSPDPSPLLLGRPFMSTAQTKIDVNRGTLSMKFDGEIVHFNIFDTMKYPSNSNFNSIFSVSAVDPAVREVFETVCRDELEVALTKHLELETIPEIEWSEDLKCTIGALHSLPTSTKRYEISPIFILESHQRVLPSVVQAPVLELEPLLEHLKYAYLDDNETFQILSQLHSRKLKRRS